In Chryseobacterium sp., the genomic window TCCGGATGATATAAACATGATGGAAAGCGACATGACCAGATCTGATGAATATAATCTTATCAGCCACCGGAAAGGAGTGGTTCAAAAAAGGTATAAAATAAATAAAGATATAGATAATGTAATAAAAAATTTAGGCAGCAGCATCGCTAATGAACCTAATTTTTTAATATTAACTCTAATTTCTCAGTAAAAAATTAATGAAGGTTAAAAAAATCGTTATGTATTGAATAGTAATTTTATAATTTCTTCATTTCCGATATGTTAGGTAAAAGTAAATGTTTAAGATTAATATAGCATTAGTTTTATTTTATCGTAATTGTATTGGTGTCATAATAATACTTTTTATGTTTTTCTTCATAAAAATCAGTTTCTGCTGATTATAAATTTGCCCGTAAAAATTCACAAATGATAAGTGTTTTTTCACAAAAGCGCTGATGTTCTTTGTATCTACCTTTGCATCCGCAATTTAAAAAAATTATTAATACAAAAAAACATCATTAAAACTATGAAGAAGTTGATCTTAGCATCTTTTGCTCTATTGGGATTCGCAACATTACAAGCACAAAACGTAACGCTGAACGTAAGACTGAAACCTATTCAGACTCTTGTTATCAACAATGCCCAGAAAATCGTAAATTTAGACTATGTTACTAAAGACGATTATGCTAACGGGGTATCCTCTGTCAATGCAGATCATTTAAGCATTTACAGTACCGGAGGATTTCAGGTAAAAGTAAAGAGTGCTAACGCTGCCCTACAGAATGGTGCTAAAAATATTCAGGCAAACACGATACAGATCAAGGCAAGTGCCGGTTCTGAAGCTGTAAATGGTGCCCAATATGCACAAAATGTACAGTTATCTGCCAATGAAACCACTTTGGTAAGTTCTGCTAACGGAGGAGTAGACAAAAAGATCAATATTGAATATAAAGGTGCCGGAGCTAATGCTTACCTGGATAATTACATTGCCGGACAAGATCCTACTGTATATACTACTGAGCTTACATATACGATTATTTCCCAATAAAATATAAAATCCATGTAAAGATAAAGTGTTGTGGTCTATGGCAGCACTTTATCCTCACTAAAAACTAATGATCCGTAATGAACAGACTGTTTTTTCTCTTTTTTAGCATTCTCTTCTTATCATCTTTTTATGGATACGCACAGACAGGAGTTTCAGTTTCTCCTCCCAGACTGTATTTTGAGTCGGGTAACGGAAACAGCAATACTCAGAAAATAACGGTAACGAATGTAAGCGCGAAGAATTCCCTGGATCTCGCCGTAAGCCTGGGAGACTGGGAGTATGACAGCAAAGGAGAGAACGTAATGTATCCCGCCAATACCCTTCCTTCTTCCTGCACAAGCTGGATTTCTGTAAAAAAGGAGGACAACTACTTTACCCTGGCTCCAGGAGAAAAAAAAGATATTGATGTGACCATTACCGTACCCAATGCTCTTCCGAACCAGCCGGATGCCCATACGGCTGTTTTATATGTAAGCCAGATGAACCCGGTGGATGATGTAGACCATAAAGGGGCAAATATCAAAGTAAGCATCCGTTCAGGGATCAAACTGTTCCATAAGCTTCCTGCCGCTAAAATAAAAAAACTTGAAATCCAGAACCTGGTGTACGGAAAATCCACCAATACAGTCAATGTTTTTTTTGAAAACCATGGAGACGTATGGGCGGACGGAAAAATATATACAGACTTTGTCAATACACAAAACGGGAAAAAAATATCGCTGGACCCGGTCATTTTTTACACTATGCCCGGAAACAAAAGAGAAATGAACATTCCACTTCCGGCAGGCCTTGAAAAAGGAAAGTATACCGCTTCTGTGATGATCGATTACGGAGACAGCAACAACCTGGAATTAGGAGAATTAAGCTTCAGTTATGAATAGTAAAAAATTCTTCTGCCTTTTGCTGCTGGTTTCCCTGAACTGTTTCTCGCAGGTAAATTACACCTCATGGGTGAACAGCTATTTACAGATCAACTCTTACAGCGGGAATACCAATCCTGATGCCTATACTTTTACCCTGGCAGGCAACGGCCAGTTTAATATCCCGTACTGGAAAATCTCAGTGAGGCTGAAACAGCCCATTACCTCTACAGACGGCCAGTATACAATACCGACCAACAAAATTTCGTTCCAGCCGGTTTCTTCCTCGGGGCAGGCATATCCCGGACCCGTCCCTACCCTTCCCCAGATCGGAATGCCTCTGAACGTTTTTCTTCAGGAAAAGCAGGAAGTCTTTTTGGTTCCGCAGTCGAATGCTCCTTTATATAATCAGCCTATGCAGCCTAACGGCTATTACAGCCTCCAACTGAAATACAGCATGAATGTTACCGGAGGATCCTACCTAGGAAGCTATCCTTCCTGGATCAGCTTTATAGCTCCCGTACAGTTCACTGCATATGACCAGTACAATAATGTTATCGGAAAAGCGGATCATAATTTTCAGTTCCAGATTGGGGCCCTTAGCGGAACCCCGACAGATATCCCGGAACTCTCCCTTAAATTTTCTGCAAAAGCGGTCAATGGATCACTGGAATTTAAAAGCATGGACGACTATATCAACGGAGTCAGTGTAACCTACTCCAATGCACTGATCGTAAGCAGCAATACCAATTACCAGATCAAATTACGGTCTCTTCAGGGGCAGTTTAGCTCTCCTGCCGGAAATTCTATTCCTCTGGAAACAGTAAAGCTGAATCTCAGCCCCGTTTCAGGAAACAAGGGCAATGTATACCCTGTCCTGCTGAGTGCTTCTCCCCAGCTTATTGCTACAGGAGGTTCTACCGGAGGCTCCAGTGTGTACTACGATATAAGATACTCTACCAAGGCTAATGACGAGAGGGTGATTAATGCCAAATCAGAAGAATATTCCACGACCCTCCAATACGAGATCATTCCCCAGTAAACCTATGCTTCAAGACCTGTTCAAAAAAATCCTTTCCGTTTTTTTGATTTCATTTCTGATATGGATTCCGGCACAGAACAGTTCCGGGCTAAGCCTTGATATCCGTAATGAATCCAGGCCTGATAAAGCCGGTATCCTGGATCTTATCATTGTGTTGAACAACGAGGGGGCACACGATTTCAAAGGTAAGGTCGAAATTAATATCCCCGCAGGTTTCAGGAATATTTCAGGCAATAACCTCCAGGTTGAAATGAAATCCGGAGAGCATCTTTTCTTACCCGTAAAAATATTGGTCAGCAGCAATGCCGGTTCAGGAGAATCCCGGCTTGTTTTCCGGCTTGCGGACCAGCAGAATACAACCGTTGCTGAAAAACAGACCCTGTACACGGTAGCAGAAAATAACGCCATGCGCATCACCGCAGAAAATCCTGTTATCTATATGAATAAAGCTACTGATTCGGTAGAGGTGCGGACCAGGGTTTCCAATCTGGGCAACAGAAAACAGCGTGTGACCATCGTATTTAAAATTCCCGAAGCTAATCAGGGAAATGCATTTGTAGAGCAGAAAGGAAGTATCGGGGTACAGAAAGATTCGGTATTTGTATTCCGGTTTATGCCTTCCAGACTCGGAACCCGAAGCACCCAGCTTTCGGTAAATATTGCAGGCTTCAGGGAACCGGATAAAGAAATATTCGGCAATACCAGTGTTTCCATACAGAATGTTTCCTCTGTACAGCGCTACGAGGATATGGAATCTACTGCCTTTTCAAACTTTACGAAAAACAGCATTACCGCAAGCTACAGACATGCCGGTGAAAACCTGGATATGTATCAGCTGGTGGGTTCTGGGGCTTCAATCTTCCTTCCGGATATGTTTTTATCCGGGGAAATATCTATACGATGAATCATCAGAGTGATCCTATTGTCAATAATACGTATCTGACCTACCGCCGGGAAAACAGCGAATTCACCGTTGGGAATATCAATAAATTACTTGAACTGTCTATGTTCGGGAGAGGGCTGGAATATGCCTTTACCTCTCCGGATAAGGATAAGAAAATAGAAGTAGGCTTCGTGGACCAGACTTACAGCCTCATTGAGAGAAATTCATTTCTGAAGTATGGATATGGATTCTATGCCAGAGGAGTCCTCGGGGCACAAAATGCATCCCGGAATATTTCAGGAACCTATATTTTCAGGAATGATCCCTATGAAAAGGCAAGGCATCATGTGGCAGGAACAGACGTTCAGTATGCTTTCAATAAGGACTGGAAAATGAATACAAAGGTTTACAGCGGGCTCAGTTTCTACGAAAACACCCCTGAGGCCAAACCTTCCCTGGCGTTGGAATCCCAATATTCAGGGATGATCAGAAAGGTAAACCTGAATGGAAATTATTTCTACAGCACAGATTATTATCCCGGAAACAGAAGAGGAATCTTACAGATCCAGCAAAACTTTTCCGCAATGGTTTTCAAAGATCATTATGTGTATGCCAATATCATGGTTTCTCATTTTTCGCCTAAATTTTATTTTTATAACAACACCCTGAATTCAAGCAATATAAGATTGGAATCAGGAATCAATTTTCCTAAAAGAGGCCATTTCGGAATGGGATTGGGTTACCAGTACCAGGAAGAAAGTTCCAACTCTTACAATAATTTTTTCAATGCCCAGCCCTACGAGGAGACCAAGCAGCTGAAAGCACAGCGTGTTACCGAATACCTTACCTGGCTGAGCCCTGATAAACAGCATACCTCTATCCTGAGCATGGAAACAGGATTGGTCCGCTACCCGGACAGCGATCAGCTTCAGTACCAGATGAAAGTAAGCGGAACGTATAATTACAAATGGCTTACGATCAACGGTATTTATCAGCACGGAAGCTATTTTCTTTCGGAATATGCTTTTTCCAGATTGATGAACAAAAGCACTCCCTACGAGAAACTTTCCCTTTCAGCTTTTGTCAATAAAAATTTTTTCGACCGGACACTGAACGTGACATCCGGACTTTCTTATACGGATGATGTTTTATACGGAAAATCACCTTCCGGCTTTGTCAACCTGAAATATTCACGAGAACGGTATGCCGTTTACCTGAACACTTCATGGTTCAGCTATTCTTCCGGCAATTTCAACAATAATCTTTTTACCATTGAAGCCGGTGTTACCGTTAACCTGAGGAACAGCACCCTGAACCCGGGCAAGAAAGGCGATATCAAAGCGTTTGTCTATTATGACCTGAATGAAAACAATATCTATGATGAAGGCGACAAAGAAGCGGCAGGCTACCTTATCATGCTCAATACCATTTCTTTTAAGACCGATCCGTCAGGGAATATCAGCTATAAATCCATTCCGTATGGCAAATACACCTTAAAACAGGTGATCCAGCAAGGCTGGTATTATGATGAAACCGAATTTACAGTAGATAAGCACCACTACGCTCTCGAGATTCCTCTTCATCAAAACGGAACTACCCAGGGAAAGGTAACCTACGATTTTGATACCAAAACAGCAGTAGATTTCACCCCAAAAACCGGAGGTATCTTGTTCAATATTTACCGCAATGATCAATTAGTACAGCATATCATGACCGATGACAACGGGGAATTCGCTTCTTTCCTACCCTCCGGAAATTACAGGATTGAACTGAATAAAAACTCCCTGCCTTCCAATACTTATTGTGAACGCTGTACTGATACTTTTAAAGTAGAAGCTGGGAAAATAGTAAGCCTTGAACCTTTTGTGATTAAAGTAAGGGAGAAGGTGATTAGGGTGAAGAAGTTTGGGAGTTAAAGTCACTGTACACAGATCATTGACTTAAGTAGTGGGAACATTCATGAGTGTTTTAACTGTGTTTTTCGTGTATTTGTCTATGTGGAGATTGAAAAGGAGGATGTGTGGTAGGACGAAAATAAATCAATAATCTAGATCTATTTGATAAATTTATTACAATATTTCAAATTGAAAAATACATTAACATAATACATTGATTATAAAATACATAAATACAAATCAGGGTTTATTTCAAAGCACTTTTATTTCCTTTTTAGTATATTTAACCTTTCAAAATATAC contains:
- a CDS encoding molecular chaperone is translated as MNRLFFLFFSILFLSSFYGYAQTGVSVSPPRLYFESGNGNSNTQKITVTNVSAKNSLDLAVSLGDWEYDSKGENVMYPANTLPSSCTSWISVKKEDNYFTLAPGEKKDIDVTITVPNALPNQPDAHTAVLYVSQMNPVDDVDHKGANIKVSIRSGIKLFHKLPAAKIKKLEIQNLVYGKSTNTVNVFFENHGDVWADGKIYTDFVNTQNGKKISLDPVIFYTMPGNKREMNIPLPAGLEKGKYTASVMIDYGDSNNLELGELSFSYE